The following coding sequences lie in one Miscanthus floridulus cultivar M001 chromosome 9, ASM1932011v1, whole genome shotgun sequence genomic window:
- the LOC136483516 gene encoding uncharacterized protein isoform X2 gives MGISKVTGIAATAFLVTSVSLCQLGMKIIMLPFLATSIVAFVITVASHDAINLPWILGKNSVGRFPFWSFILFGPFLTLARTYAMVKRHMRNESVYDKIAEGLYLGGWPFLLKHLPPGSPSVIDCTCELPRSSFVPADEYLCLATWDTRAPTPHQIEKAARWACQKRSEGKPVYVHCAFGWSWKKCLCRVCNSSSAGHCRELERC, from the exons ATGGGGATATCCAAGGTGACTGGCATTGCTGCGACAGCTTTTCTTGTCACATCTGTTAGTCTGTGCCAGCTGGGCATGAAAATTATTATGCTTCCTTTCCTAGCCACCAGTATTGTTGCTTTTGTCATCACGGTCGCATCCCATGATGCCATCAACCTACCATGGATCCTGGGGAAGAACTCAGTGGGAAGATTTCCATTTTGGTCATTTATACTGTTTGGTCCTTTCTTGACGCTTGCTCGGACATATGCAATGGTTAAGAGACACATGAGGAATGAGTCTGTGTATGACAAGATCGCGGAAGGCCTATATCTGGGAGGATGGCCGTTTCTCTTGAAACATTTGCCTCCTGGAAGCCCGTCTGTCATAGATTGCACTTGTGAGCTTCCAAGAAGTTCCTTCGTTCCAGCAGACGAGTATCTTTGTCTTGCAACTTGGGATACGAGAGCTCCAACACCGCACCAAATTGAAAAAGCTGCACGTTGGGCTTGTCAAAAGAGATCTGAGGGGAAGCCGGTTTATGTCCATTGCGCATTTGGTTG GTCATGGAAGAAGTGCTTGTGTCGTGTGTGCAATTCTAGTAGCGCTGGGCATTGCCGAGAACTGGAAAGATGCTGA
- the LOC136483515 gene encoding transcription factor TGAL4-like: protein MPYRMGETSSSSHSRQDPSLLGYGFHGAIANSTPPANFFDQEGATYFGELEEAFMHQVASLRRTQQQAATVSAPHHGDTKPFPTAATTTATATTATAARPPPTLDIFPAWPMRSLHAPKECSNVTADSTDDSESSSKNNSNHYSDQLGAAANRASQFEQASPQQQLQHKNMATSSTPRTGKALDPKVIRRLAQNREAARKSRLRKKAYIQQLESCKLKLSQMEQDMQRARSQGLFFGGAPGANTSSGAAMFDVEYARWLDDHSRRLAELNGALHAHLADGDLRAIVDDALTHHDELFQLKAMAAKYDVFHLITGVWTTPAERCFLWMGGFRPSDLLKTLLPQLDPLTEQQVVSICNLQQSSQQAEEALSQGLEQLHQSLADTMSGGSLIDEANMSFTSQMALALGKLANLEGFVIQADNLRQQTLHQMHRILTVRQAARCFLAIGEYHNRLRALSSLWACRPREILVNDEGNCEEISIAAQPSQSQFSSF, encoded by the exons ATGCCTTACAGGATGGGAGAAACTAGTAGTTCTAGTCATTCAAGGCAGGATCCTTCTCTTCTTGGCTATGGCTTCCATGGCGCCATCGCCAACTCCACTCCTCCTGCAAACTTCTT TGACCAAGAAGGGGCTACCTATTTTGGAGAGCTGGAAGAAGCGTTCATGCATCAAGTTGCCTCACTCAGAAGAACTCAACAACAGGCTGCAACCGTCTCTGCACCTCATCATGGAGACACCAAGC CCTTTCccactgctgctactactacagcTACAGCTACAACGGCTACAGCTGCTAGGCCACCTCCTACACTGGACATCTTCCCAGCTTGGCCTATGAGGTCTCTTCACGCACCCAAG GAGTGCTCGAATGTGACAGCAGACAGCACAGACGACTCGGAGAGCagcagcaagaacaacagcaaccACTACTCAGATCAACTCGGAGCAGCAGCAAACAGGGCGAGCCAGTTCGAGCAAGCTTCACCGCAGCAGCAACTTCAGCACAAG AATATGGCTACAAGTTCCACTCCAAGAACTGGGAAGGCTCTTGATCCAAAG GTGATCAGAAGGCTGGCTCAGAATCGTGAAGCTGCACGCAAAAGCCGGCTGCGAAAGAAG GCTTACATTCAGCAGCTTGAGAGCTGTAAGCTGAAGCTTTCTCAGATGGAACAGGACATGCAGCGAGCCCGTTCCCAG GGCCTCTTTTTCGGAGGGGCTCCAGGTGCAAACACCAGTTCAG GCGCCGCCATGTTCGACGTGGAGTACGCCAGGTGGCTGGACGACCATAGCCGGCGCCTGGCCGAGCTGAACGGAGCTCTGCATGCACACCTGGCAGACGGTGACCTCAGAGCCATCGTCGACGACGCCCTGACTCACCATGACGAGCTGTTCCAGCTCAAGGCCATGGCGGCCAAGTACGACGTGTTCCATCTAATCACCGGGGTGTGGACGACCCCTGCTGAACGGTGCTTCCTCTGGATGGGTGGATTCAGGCCCTCTGATCTGCTCAAG ACACTGCTGCCCCAGCTAGATCCACTGACAGAGCAGCAAGTAGTCAGCATATGCAACCTTCAACAGTCATCACAGCAGGCAGAGGAAGCTCTCTCGCAGGGCTTGGAACAGCTGCATCAGTCACTAGCTGACACCATGTCTGGTGGATCTCTGATTGACGAAGCCAACATGAGCTTCACGAGTCAAATGGCTCTTGCCCTCGGCAAGCTGGCCAACCTTGAAGGTTTTGTGATACAG GCTGATAACTTGAGGCAACAGACTCTTCATCAGATGCACCGTATTCTGACAGTTCGGCAGGCAGCTCGATGTTTCTTGGCAATTGGCGAGTACCACAACCGCCTTCGTGCCTTAAGCTCCCTCTGGGCTTGTCGACCTCGAGA GATACTGGTGAACGATGAAGGGAATTGTGAGGAGATAAGCATTGCAGCACAACCATCCCAAAGCCAATTTTCATCCTTCTGA
- the LOC136483516 gene encoding uncharacterized protein isoform X1 translates to MGISKVTGIAATAFLVTSVSLCQLGMKIIMLPFLATSIVAFVITVASHDAINLPWILGKNSVGRFPFWSFILFGPFLTLARTYAMVKRHMRNESVYDKIAEGLYLGGWPFLLKHLPPGSPSVIDCTCELPRSSFVPADEYLCLATWDTRAPTPHQIEKAARWACQKRSEGKPVYVHCAFGHGRSACVVCAILVALGIAENWKDAENIIREKRKIKMNALHRKTLEEWSKQRVSQKKDK, encoded by the exons ATGGGGATATCCAAGGTGACTGGCATTGCTGCGACAGCTTTTCTTGTCACATCTGTTAGTCTGTGCCAGCTGGGCATGAAAATTATTATGCTTCCTTTCCTAGCCACCAGTATTGTTGCTTTTGTCATCACGGTCGCATCCCATGATGCCATCAACCTACCATGGATCCTGGGGAAGAACTCAGTGGGAAGATTTCCATTTTGGTCATTTATACTGTTTGGTCCTTTCTTGACGCTTGCTCGGACATATGCAATGGTTAAGAGACACATGAGGAATGAGTCTGTGTATGACAAGATCGCGGAAGGCCTATATCTGGGAGGATGGCCGTTTCTCTTGAAACATTTGCCTCCTGGAAGCCCGTCTGTCATAGATTGCACTTGTGAGCTTCCAAGAAGTTCCTTCGTTCCAGCAGACGAGTATCTTTGTCTTGCAACTTGGGATACGAGAGCTCCAACACCGCACCAAATTGAAAAAGCTGCACGTTGGGCTTGTCAAAAGAGATCTGAGGGGAAGCCGGTTTATGTCCATTGCGCATTTG GTCATGGAAGAAGTGCTTGTGTCGTGTGTGCAATTCTAGTAGCGCTGGGCATTGCCGAGAACTGGAAAGATGCTGAGAACATCATCCGtgaaaaaagaaagataaaaatgaacGCCCTTCATCGGAAAACCTTGGAAGAGTGGTCAAAACAACGAGTTTCTCAGAAAAAGGATAAGTAG
- the LOC136479381 gene encoding receptor kinase-like protein Xa21, whose translation MKFAMLMPWATIMLLFSCGAGTINCTTLNGNDTDFISLLDFKRAIINDPKGALSSWNTTIHFCSWEGVVCSQTRPERVVKLNLSGQALEGHISPSLGNMSYLIYLYLPMNIFSGHIPPHLGYLRKLQFLNLGNNSLQGNIPDAVTNCSSLLGLYLQGNLLVGEIPKKLALLSNLLDLWLDSNNLSGAIPPDLGNITTLRQVSLQYNQLHGSIPEELGKLSNMSNLLLGINSLSDRIPETLLNLSSLQQLAMPVNMLHGPLPYNIGNFLPNLRILLLSGNMLGGRIPDSLANASELQYIELGDNYGFTGKIPPSLGKLRKLRMLYLSHNNLKAEDSQGWEFLDALTNCTLLEQLLLYGNQLQGVLPNSVGNLSSNLEYLMLGSNMLYASVPSSLENLHKVTLLDLSLNSFTGPIDGWIGNMVNLEGLFLHRNTFSGHIPDSIGNFSKLSQLFLTANQFHGPIPSSLGKLQQLSILDLGYNNLQGNIPKDLIAATVIQCSLSHNNLEGQIPYVGNLLQLSHLDLSSNKLTGEIPPSLGTCKQLQTVIMDSNFLSGSIPAFFGQLGSLTMLNLSYNNFSGSIPISLSKLQLLAQLDLSHNHLDGEVPTEGVFKNTTAVSLEGNWGLCGGVLDLHMPPCPNPTQKRIGWRHYFLRIVIPIIGIVSITLLIYFIISRKKVPRARLPPSFSGEQFPNVSYKDLAQATENFAESNLLGRGSHGSVYKGRLITPEPMVVAVKVFDLAMEGTDMSFISECQALRHIRHRNLVPILTACSTIDNMGNDFKGLVYRFMPNGSLDTWLHSPGHGNLDLSQRLKIIVDVAHALQYIHHDCETPIIHCDLKPSNILLDGDMVAHLADFGIARFYLETRSQTVGDSRSTGTINMKGTIGYIAPEYARGTYLSTCGDVYRFGVVLMEMLTGKRPTDPLFCNGLSIISFCKTSFPDQILDIVDTHLLEEHQECARGANPEDENRVLRCLVALVKVALSCTCEAPADRTNMREAAAELHRIKMAHW comes from the exons ATGAAATTTGCCATGCTCATGCCATGGGCCACAATAATGTTGCTATTTTCCTGTGGAGCTGGAACCATCAACTGCACGACCCTCAACGGGAATGACACGGATTTCATCTCCCTCCTTGATTTCAAGCGCGCAATCATTAACGACCCAAAAGGGGCGTTGAGCTCATGGAACACCACCATCCACTTCTGCAGCTGGGAGGGAGTGGTGTGTAGCCAGACGCGTCCGGAGCGCGTTGTGAAGCTGAACCTGTCCGGACAGGCTTTGGAGGGTCACATTTCTCCTTCCTTAGGGAACATGTCATATCTCATTTACCTTTACCTACCCATGAACATATTCTCTGGCCACATACCTCCTCATCTCGGCTATCTGCGCAAGCTCCAGTTTCTTAACCTGGGTAACAACTCGTTACAGGGAAACATTCCTGATGCAGTCACAAATTGTTCCAGCTTGCTGGGGCTATACCTTCAAGGAAACTTGCTGGTCGGAGAGATTCCCAAGAAATTAGCCCTCCTGTCCAACCTATTAGATTTGTGGCTTGACTCTAACAACCTCTCAGGGGCCATTCCACCTGACCTAGGTAACATCACAACCTTACGGCAGGTCAGTCTTCAATATAACCAGCTCCATGGAAGCATTCCCgaggagcttggcaagttatCCAATATGTCAAATTTGTTGCTTGGTATCAATAGTCTGTCAGATAGAATCCCAGAAACACTCCTCAATCTCTCTTCGCTACAACAATTGGCCATGCCAGTGAATATGCTACATGGTCCATTGCCATACAATATCGGGAATTTTCTCCCTAACCTCAGAATCCTTCTCTTGAGTGGTAACATGCTGGGAGGTCGCATCCCAGATTCACTAGCCAACGCATCAGAGCTGCAGTATATAGAATTGGGAGATAACTATGGCTTTACAGGCAAAATCCCTCCTTCTCTCGGTAAACTTCGGAAGCTCAGAATGCTCTATCTATCTCATAACAATCTTAAAGCAGAAGATAGCCAAGGCTGGGAATTTCTAGATGCATTGACCAACTGCACTCTTCTAGAGCAGCTTTTACTCTATGGAAATCAGCTACAGGGAGTACTGCCAAATTCTGTTGGTAACCTTTCCTCTAATCTTGAGTACCTTATGTTAGGTAGCAACATGCTGTACGCATCAGTCCCATCAAGCCTAGAAAACCTTCATAAGGTAACTTTATTAGACCTATCGCTCAACAGTTTTACAGGTCCCATTGATGGATGGATTGGAAATATGGTTAATTTAGAAGGTTTATTCCTTCACCGGAACACCTTCAGTGGGCACATTCCGGATTCCATTGGTAATTTTTCAAAGCTGTCGCAACTGTTTCTGACAGCTAACCAATTCCATGGTCCCATACCGTCAAGTTTAGGAAAACTTCAACAGCTCTCAATTTTAGACCTTGGTTATAACAATCTTCAAGGCAATATACCAAAAGATCTCATTGCAGCCACAGTTATTCAATGTTCCTTATCGCACAACAATCTCGAAGGCCAAATACCTTATGTTGGTAATCTTCTACAGCTCAGCCATCTGGATCTTTCATCCAACAAGCTTACTGGGGAAATTCCACCTTCTCTTGGCACTTGCAAGCAATTACAAACTGTCATAATGGACTCCAACTTTCTCTCCGGAAGCATCCCCGCGTTTTTCGGCCAACTTGGTAGTTTGACCATGCTCAACCTTTCTTACAACAATTTCTCAGGCTCTATCCCAATTTCTCTAAGCAAACTACAGCTTCTTGCACAATTAGATCTGTCGCACAATCACCTTGATGGTGAAGTGCCAACAGAAGGGGTGTTCAAAAACACTACAGCCGTTTCACTTGAAGGCAATTGGGGCCTTTGTGGAGGTGTACTAGATCTGCATATGCCTCCATGCCCCAACCCTACGCAGAAAAGAATTGGATGGCGACACTATTTTTTAAGAATAGTGATCCCCATAATTGGCATAGTGTCCATCACATTGCTAATATATTTTATCATCTCAAGAAAGAAGGTGCCAAGAGCACGGTTGCCGCCGTCTTTTTCTGGTGAGCAATTTCCTAATGTTTCTTACAAGGATCTTGCTCAAGCCACAGAGAACTTTGCAGAGTCTAACTTGCTCGGGAGAGGAAGCCATGGTTCAGTATACAAAGGGAGGCTAATAACTCCAGAACCCATGGTTGTGGCTGTGAAGGTTTTCGACCTTGCCATGGAAGGGACTGATATGAGTTTCATATCAGAATGCCAAGCTCTAAGACATATCCGGCACCGCAATCTCGTTCCAATTCTAACTGCATGCTCAACAATCGATAACATGGGAAACGATTTCAAAGGTCTAGTCTACAGGTTCATGCCCAACGGCAGTTTGGATACTTGGTTGCACTCACCTGGCCATGGAAACCTGGATTTGTCGCAAAGATTGAAAATAATTGTTGATGTAGCTCATGCACTGCAGTATATACATCATGATTGTGAGACTCCCATTATTCACTGCGACTTGAAGCCCAGCAATATTCTTCTTGACGGTGATATGGTCGCTCATTTAGCAGACTTTGGCATCGCAAGGTTCTACCTTGAAACCAGATCACAGACAGTTGGAGATTCCAGATCAACTGGTACAATAAATATGAAGGGAACAATTGGGTACATTGCTCCAG AGTATGCCAGGGGCACTTACCTATCAACTTGTGGAGACGTGTATCGCTTCGGGGTAGTCCTGATGGAGATGTTGACGGGGAAAAGGCCAACTGATCCTCTCTTCTGCAATGGACTCAGCATCATCAGCTTCTGCAAGACAAGCTTTCCTGATCAGATACTTGACATAGTCGATACTCATCTCCTAGAAGAACACCAGGAGTGTGCTCGAGGAGCGAATCCGGAAGACGAAAACAGAGTCCTCCGGTGCTTGGTGGCCCTGGTGAAAGTGGCACTTTCTTGCACTTGCGAGGCCCCTGCTGACCGAACGAACATGAGAGAAGCAGCTGCGGAATTGCACAGAATCAAAATGGCCCATTGGTGA